One segment of Solanum stenotomum isolate F172 chromosome 1, ASM1918654v1, whole genome shotgun sequence DNA contains the following:
- the LOC125867129 gene encoding uncharacterized protein LOC125867129: MDHIQSRESDFEVDLESGGTTSDEDGNYNYDLTGEISNKESYKAGSGFRGVQSCNGSVRNQDGSSTYNKILSADELSSVRRTEIWSNKVKEEMENLGDKKMNIEKTRKPKPPKPPRPPKGPSLDASDAKFVKEISELAIWKRRRTERMKALKKIKKESGSSSRMNILATVITILFFLIIIFQGVLGSRV; encoded by the exons ATGGATCATATACAGTCAAGAGAAAGTGATTTCGAGGTAGATTTAGAGAGTGGGGGAACAACTAGTGATGAAGATGGCAATTATAACTATGATCTGACCGGTGAAATTTCTAATAAAGAGTCGTATAAAGCGGGTAGTGGGTTTCGTGGAGTTCAATCATGCAATGGGTCTGTAAGGAACCAAGATGGTTCAAGTACATATAACAAGATTTTAAGTGCTGATGAGCTATCATCTGTTAGGCGTACAGAAATTTGGTCAAACAAAGTGAAGGAAGAGATGGAAAATTTGGGGGACAAGAAAATGAATATCGAGAAGACAAGGAAGCCAAAGCCTCCTAAACCACCTAGACCCCCAAAGGGTCCATCACTGGATGCCTCTGATGCAAAGTTCGTCAAGGAAATATCTGAGCTTGCTATATGGAAGCGTAGAAGAACTGAAAGAATGAAGGCActgaagaaaattaaaaaggagAGCGGATCATCTTCGAGGATGAATATATTAGCAACGGTGATCACAATTCTGTTCTTCTTGATTATTATATTTCAAG GTGTTTTGGGCTCTCGTGTATGA
- the LOC125867113 gene encoding uncharacterized protein LOC125867113, which translates to MYSSYGSSSSGTPSKYYIKFGGQTIETTVTNKAAVANEWANAMLSKYSGRQTVVGLDNEWKPTFSPYTSNKSATLQLCIDNTCLIVQLFYLDEIPRTLKNFLANPNFTFVGVEVAEDILKLKNEYGLVCTSQADIRDVAKNKWPGRFSRPGLKDLANEICGLYMPKPKHICQSNWEASVLSEAQVEYACIDAYASYKIGHKLLMEN; encoded by the coding sequence ATGTATTCATCATATGGTAGCTCTAGCTCTGGCACCCCTTCAAAGTACTACATTAAATTTGGTGGACAAACAATTGAAACAACTGTGACAAACAAAGCTGCTGTTGCCAATGAATGGGCCAATGCAATGCTCTCCAAGTATTCTGGAAGGCAAACAGTTGTGGGCTTAGACAATGAATGGAAGCCCACTTTTAGTCCATACACTAGCAACAAATCAGCCACACTCCAACTCTGCATCGACAACACGTGTCTCATAGTCCAATTGTTTTATTTGGACGAAATCCCACGAACTCTTAAGAATTTTTTGGCTAATCCTAATTTCACATTTGTAGGTGTTGAGGTTGCTGAGGATATCCTTAAACTGAAAAATGAGTATGGTTTGGTTTGTACTAGTCAGGCTGATATTCGTGATGTTGCTAAGAATAAATGGCCTGGTAGATTTTCACGTCCAGGATTGAAGGATCTTGCTAATGAGATTTGTGGTCTTTATATGCCTAAGCCAAAACATATTTGTCAAAGCAATTGGGAGGCAAGTGTTCTTAGTGAGGCACAAGTTGAATATGCTTGTATTGATGCTTATGCTTCCTACAAGATTGGACACAAGCTACTTATGGAGAATTGA
- the LOC125867121 gene encoding Werner Syndrome-like exonuclease: MYSSYSSTSSDTTTKYHINFGGQTIETTVTNKAVVANEWATSMLSKYSGKQTVVGLDNEWKPNFSPYTNNKSATLQLCIDNTCLIVQLFYLDEIPQTLKKFLVNPNFTFVGVEVGEDILKLKNDYGLVCTSQADIRDVAKNKWPSRYSRPGLKELAYDICSLNMPKPKHVSMSNWEATELSVSQVEYACIDAYASYKIGHKLLMEN, from the coding sequence ATGTATTCATCATATAGTAGCACTAGCTCTGACACCACTACAAAGTACCACATAAATTTTGGTGGTCAAACAATTGAAACAACTGTGACAAACAAAGCTGTTGTTGCCAATGAATGGGCTACTTCAATGCTCTCCAAATATTCTGGAAAACAAACAGTTGTTGGCTTAGACAATGAATGGAAGCCCAATTTTAGTCCATACACTAATAACAAATCAGCCACTCTCCAACTCTGCATCGACAACACGTGTCTCATAGTCCAATTGTTTTATTTGGACGAAATCCCAcaaacacttaagaaatttttggTTAATCCTAATTTCACATTTGTTGGAGTTGAAGTTGGTGAAGACATCCTTAAACTGAAAAATGATTATGGTTTGGTTTGTACTAGTCAGGCTGATATTCGTGATGTTGCTAAGAATAAATGGCCTAGTAGGTATTCACGTCCAGGATTGAAGGAACTTGCTTATGATATATGTAGTCTTAATATGCCTAAACCAAAACATGTTAGCATGAGCAATTGGGAAGCAACGGAACTTAGTGTTAGCCAAGTTGAATATGCTTGCATTGATGCTTATGCTTCCTACAAGATTGGCCACAAGCTACTTATGgaaaattga
- the LOC125867102 gene encoding transcription factor bHLH149, giving the protein MASSQTVSNPDVNSSHSRESKRKKRRKIGDAGEIEQQTSLDQSRWRTDTEQQIYSSKLLQALRHVRRSNDNPSPVNAGRDVRETADRVLAVTAKGRSRWSRAILSGRLSLRLSQINKKHKKAKLNSGTIKSKKPAAKKRLPALQRKVRVLGRLVPGCQKLPFTNLLEETNDYISALQMQIKAMTFLTGLLSAGGAGSVAAHPDRLG; this is encoded by the coding sequence ATGGCGTCATCTCAAACCGTCTCGAATCCCGATGTTAACTCCAGTCACTCGCGAGAATCCAAGcgcaaaaagagaagaaaaattggAGATGCTGGGGAAATTGAGCAACAAACAAGCCTTGATCAATCCAGGTGGAGAACTGATACCGAACAACAGATCTACTCGTCAAAGCTTCTCCAGGCTCTCCGTCACGTCCGCCGGAGTAATGACAATCCGTCTCCGGTTAATGCCGGACGCGACGTCAGGGAGACCGCCGATAGAGTCCTTGCCGTCACAGCTAAGGGAAGGAGTCGTTGGAGTAGAGCGATTCTCAGTGGCCGTCTCAGCCTCAGGCTTAGCCAAATCAATAAAAAGCATAAGAAAGCTAAGCTGAACAGCGGCACTATAAAATCGAAAAAACCAGCGGCGAAGAAGCGATTGCCGGCTTTGCAGCGGAAAGTTCGTGTTCTCGGCCGTTTAGTTCCCGGTTGTCAGAAACTCCCGTTTACGAACCTTCTAGAAGAAACTAACGACTACATATCAGCTCTACAGATGCAAATCAAAGCCATGACTTTTCTGACCGGTCTGCTCTCCGCCGGTGGAGCAGGATCAGTTGCCGCTCACCCCGATCGGCTCGGCTAA